A portion of the Leptolyngbya sp. CCY15150 genome contains these proteins:
- the brxL gene encoding BREX system Lon protease-like protein BrxL, with amino-acid sequence MTSSNLQSYDSDRVRQVFRALSIDKTRLPSSGLTGAGVPSFVAEWLLDKIIPGNGPLSTQESDKIHDFVRKAFPRKDDRNVISFKLTQGEVCKIIALLQVRVRLERGKGEIPDPFATIPVLNLTECSISTDLIERYEALLRQGVWGKISLGLLSDGTPEVIDFDPFQCSKVDLTAYADCRDRFSSQEWRDLMLCSMGYNPEHLAYNHHAKTWMLARLLPLVESNFHVMELAPKGTGKSYVFENISNKVALVSGGKVTPAQLFINGRTKEVGLLGRHDVVVLDEVQSLTFDNPSEVIGPLKNYLASGRYNRSGFSDISSDCSLVMLANIELDADLRPRHPNHLVANLPDFFSETAFLDRFAGIIPGWEIPKFNRDMVAFQTGLKMDFFGEALLSLRQDNRYQSYAQQHTLFDGTATVRDQNAILKSAAGFLKILYPHLKLTVMDYERDCLEPARQLRQWIRNSLFHLDDEFRQYGPEIRIGSR; translated from the coding sequence ATGACTTCCTCTAATCTTCAGTCCTATGACAGCGATCGCGTTCGCCAAGTGTTTAGAGCCTTGAGCATTGACAAAACCCGCTTACCCTCCAGCGGACTAACAGGGGCAGGAGTCCCGAGCTTTGTAGCAGAGTGGCTACTAGACAAAATCATTCCAGGGAATGGGCCATTATCTACCCAAGAATCAGACAAAATCCACGACTTCGTCCGCAAAGCATTTCCACGGAAAGATGATCGTAACGTAATTTCATTTAAATTAACCCAGGGTGAAGTATGTAAAATCATTGCCCTTTTACAGGTCAGGGTACGGCTAGAACGAGGTAAAGGAGAAATTCCAGATCCATTTGCAACTATTCCTGTGTTGAATCTTACTGAGTGCTCTATTTCTACTGATTTAATTGAACGCTATGAAGCGCTACTGCGCCAGGGAGTTTGGGGTAAGATATCTCTAGGCTTGTTAAGTGATGGCACACCAGAGGTTATTGACTTTGATCCGTTCCAATGTTCTAAAGTAGATTTGACAGCTTATGCAGACTGTCGCGATCGCTTCAGCAGTCAAGAATGGCGAGATCTAATGCTCTGTTCTATGGGCTATAACCCCGAGCACTTAGCCTATAACCATCATGCAAAGACTTGGATGTTAGCCCGCCTCTTACCATTAGTTGAATCTAACTTTCACGTGATGGAACTCGCTCCCAAGGGAACAGGCAAAAGCTATGTATTTGAAAATATTAGTAACAAAGTTGCTTTGGTGAGCGGTGGAAAAGTAACCCCTGCTCAACTTTTCATCAACGGGAGAACGAAAGAGGTAGGATTACTAGGGCGTCATGATGTTGTTGTTCTCGACGAGGTTCAAAGTCTGACGTTTGATAACCCCAGTGAGGTGATTGGGCCACTTAAAAACTACTTAGCTAGTGGCCGCTATAATCGCTCAGGCTTCTCGGATATCAGTAGTGATTGTTCTCTAGTCATGCTAGCCAACATTGAACTTGATGCCGATCTACGTCCTCGACATCCCAATCATTTAGTGGCTAATCTCCCAGACTTTTTTAGTGAAACAGCATTTCTCGATCGTTTTGCAGGGATTATCCCAGGCTGGGAGATCCCAAAATTTAACCGAGACATGGTTGCTTTCCAGACCGGACTCAAGATGGACTTTTTTGGAGAAGCCCTGCTGAGCCTCCGTCAAGATAACCGCTATCAATCCTATGCACAACAACATACTCTTTTCGATGGTACTGCAACTGTTCGTGATCAAAATGCTATTTTAAAGTCTGCAGCTGGTTTTCTCAAAATTCTTTATCCTCACCTGAAGCTGACGGTGATGGACTATGAACGAGACTGTTTAGAGCCCGCACGTCAACTTCGTCAATGGATTCGTAACTCTCTCTTCCACCTAGATGATGAATTTCGTCAATATGGTCCTGAAATTAGAATAGGATCACGCTAG
- a CDS encoding aminotransferase class V-fold PLP-dependent enzyme: MNPTTTKSYPIYLDYRLTTPVDPRVAHCIHHYMVTKFGNASSVDHAWGDRADIEVKQAAQHVAALTGAIPQDIIWTSGSTESINLAIQGTIHQLTRSGITPRIAVTTVEHKAVRCCIIRG; the protein is encoded by the coding sequence CTGAATCCCACGACTACGAAATCCTATCCTATTTATCTGGATTATCGTCTTACAACTCCTGTAGATCCACGCGTTGCCCATTGCATACATCATTATATGGTGACTAAGTTTGGCAATGCAAGCAGTGTTGATCATGCTTGGGGCGATCGCGCAGATATAGAAGTTAAACAAGCTGCTCAGCATGTAGCAGCACTCACCGGTGCCATACCACAAGACATTATCTGGACATCTGGTTCAACAGAAAGTATTAACCTTGCAATTCAGGGGACGATTCATCAGCTAACACGATCGGGAATCACACCTCGCATTGCTGTCACAACGGTTGAGCATAAGGCTGTACGGTGTTGCATAATTAGAGGATGA